The following are from one region of the Cyanobacterium sp. T60_A2020_053 genome:
- a CDS encoding threonine synthase, whose product MVATNIHPNTITTNRRSGWRGLIEEYRAYLPVTESTPVVTLREGNTPLIPVPYISNLIGRNVKVFVKYDGLNPTGSFKDRGMTMAITKAKEAGAKAVICASTGNTSAAAAAYATRAGLRAFVIIPDGYVALGKLAQALIYGAEVLAIDGNFDNALTIVREIADNYPVTLVNSLNPYRLEGQKTAAFEVVDTLGYAPDWICIPVGNAGNITAYWMGFCQYHGENRCDSLPRMMGFQASGSAPLVAGHQIMKPDTVATAIRIGNPANWDKALSVRHASNGEFNAVTDSEILEAYKILGREEGIFCEPASAASVAGVLKLKDQVPDNGTVVCVLTGNGLKDPDSAMANSEAGIKGGIKADLQEVARVMGFES is encoded by the coding sequence GTGGTAGCGACAAATATTCATCCTAATACGATCACGACAAACAGAAGAAGCGGTTGGAGAGGCTTAATTGAAGAATACCGAGCTTACTTACCCGTAACCGAAAGCACCCCCGTTGTCACCCTCAGAGAAGGTAATACTCCCCTCATCCCCGTACCTTATATCTCTAACTTAATTGGTCGTAATGTCAAAGTATTTGTTAAATATGACGGCTTAAACCCTACCGGTTCATTCAAAGATAGAGGCATGACCATGGCAATTACCAAAGCTAAGGAAGCTGGGGCAAAAGCTGTAATTTGTGCCAGTACAGGTAACACTTCTGCTGCTGCCGCCGCTTACGCTACTAGAGCCGGTTTAAGAGCATTTGTGATCATTCCTGATGGCTATGTAGCCCTAGGAAAACTTGCTCAAGCCTTAATCTACGGAGCAGAAGTATTAGCCATTGATGGTAATTTTGATAACGCCCTCACCATTGTAAGAGAAATTGCCGACAATTATCCCGTTACCCTCGTTAATTCTCTTAATCCTTATCGCTTAGAAGGTCAAAAAACAGCAGCTTTTGAAGTGGTGGATACCCTCGGTTATGCCCCCGATTGGATTTGTATTCCCGTAGGAAATGCAGGAAATATTACAGCTTATTGGATGGGCTTCTGTCAATATCACGGCGAAAATCGTTGCGATAGCTTACCGCGCATGATGGGTTTTCAGGCTTCTGGATCAGCGCCCCTCGTCGCAGGTCATCAAATTATGAAACCCGACACCGTTGCTACTGCCATTCGCATCGGTAATCCAGCGAATTGGGATAAAGCCTTATCCGTACGTCACGCATCCAATGGAGAATTTAACGCCGTTACAGATAGTGAAATTTTAGAGGCTTACAAAATTTTAGGTAGAGAAGAAGGTATTTTTTGCGAGCCCGCTAGTGCCGCTTCTGTAGCAGGGGTACTAAAATTAAAAGACCAAGTCCCCGATAACGGTACTGTGGTATGTGTACTAACGGGAAATGGCTTAAAAGACCCTGATAGTGCCATGGCTAACAGTGAAGCTGGTATTAAAGGAGGCATTAAAGCTGATTTACAAGAGGTAGCTAGGGTAATGGGCTTTGAGTCTTAG
- the pap gene encoding polyphosphate:AMP phosphotransferase — MLEALDLSISLSKGEYEEKIEALMGELRSLQNICWQEKLPIIVVLEGWAAAGKGDLVKKMTNYMDPRGFEVHTILPPTEQEKKYPFLWRFWQNLPATGAVGIFYHSWYIHVLEDRLFNRLADSQAPLVLRDINAFERQLIEGGAVMAKFWLHLSKKELKSRLKDYERDEYESWRVRPEDWQQVKNYGQYSTLAEEMLIHTSTGFAPWTLVEADCDRWAKVKVLTQLVATIRGALDQRRITPVAPVLPPQRELLPTEPDFLAQADLTLQLSKDEYKERLKGAQLELRRLQREIFNQQKGIIVLFEGGDAAGKGGAIKRVTDTLDPRSYKVHAFSAPTDEEKKYHYLWRFWRRLPPVETISIFDRTWYGRVLVERIENLATEMEWRRAYREINEFEAQLATDNYIIVKFWLQISPEEQLRRFEARKNHPFKSYKLTDEDWRNREKWHLYNVAVNQTIARTSTPLASWTIVPAEDKYYARVFVLETIINTVKNQLK, encoded by the coding sequence ATGTTAGAGGCTCTCGATCTCAGTATTTCTTTATCGAAGGGAGAATATGAGGAAAAAATAGAAGCCTTAATGGGAGAATTACGCTCACTACAGAATATTTGTTGGCAGGAAAAGTTACCGATTATTGTGGTGTTGGAGGGATGGGCTGCGGCAGGGAAAGGTGATTTGGTCAAAAAAATGACTAATTATATGGACCCTCGTGGTTTTGAGGTTCACACTATTTTACCTCCTACGGAGCAGGAAAAGAAATATCCTTTTTTGTGGCGATTTTGGCAAAATTTGCCGGCGACGGGCGCTGTGGGAATTTTTTACCATAGTTGGTATATTCACGTTTTAGAAGATCGTTTATTTAATCGTTTGGCTGATAGTCAAGCGCCCCTCGTCTTGCGTGATATTAATGCTTTTGAGCGTCAATTAATTGAGGGGGGAGCGGTGATGGCAAAATTTTGGCTACATTTAAGTAAAAAAGAGTTAAAAAGCCGTCTTAAAGATTATGAAAGGGATGAGTATGAGTCTTGGCGTGTGCGCCCTGAAGATTGGCAACAGGTGAAAAATTATGGGCAATACAGCACCCTTGCGGAAGAAATGCTAATTCATACTAGCACTGGCTTTGCCCCTTGGACTTTGGTGGAAGCGGATTGCGATCGCTGGGCAAAGGTTAAAGTTTTAACTCAATTAGTGGCAACCATTCGAGGGGCGCTGGATCAACGGAGAATTACCCCTGTTGCGCCCGTCTTACCCCCTCAAAGAGAACTTTTGCCCACGGAGCCAGATTTTTTAGCTCAAGCAGATTTGACATTACAGCTATCGAAGGATGAATATAAAGAAAGGTTGAAGGGCGCTCAATTGGAGTTAAGAAGACTACAACGGGAAATTTTTAATCAGCAAAAAGGCATAATTGTCTTATTTGAAGGAGGAGATGCGGCTGGGAAGGGGGGCGCTATTAAAAGGGTGACAGATACCCTAGACCCTCGCAGTTATAAGGTTCACGCCTTTAGCGCCCCCACCGATGAAGAAAAAAAATATCACTATCTCTGGCGATTCTGGCGCCGTTTACCGCCAGTGGAAACTATTAGTATTTTTGATCGTACTTGGTACGGTAGAGTATTGGTGGAAAGAATCGAAAATTTGGCCACGGAAATGGAGTGGCGGCGCGCTTATCGAGAAATTAATGAATTTGAAGCACAACTTGCTACGGATAACTATATTATTGTCAAGTTTTGGTTACAAATTAGCCCAGAAGAGCAACTAAGACGTTTTGAGGCACGAAAAAATCACCCCTTCAAAAGTTATAAGCTAACGGATGAAGATTGGCGAAACCGTGAAAAATGGCATTTGTATAATGTAGCGGTAAATCAAACCATCGCTCGGACTAGCACACCTTTAGCATCTTGGACTATTGTACCAGCTGAAGATAAGTATTATGCTAGAGTTTTTGTCTTGGAAACTATTATTAATACAGTTAAAAATCAATTAAAATAA
- a CDS encoding caspase family protein yields the protein MKFNRRLFLQSASLSLASLGGLFTRAPRRQYQKVLAQSTPRKLAFLVGINEYAQGNKLKGCITDVELQKELLTYRFGFQNQDILTLTNQEASRENILIGFEEHLLKQAQENDVVIFHFSGYGREVQLSLENQEKHPSLITYDSDFLGKKDNQDILLNNLLNLCESLKTKNYTIILDTSYQSFEIVTSTQLWLRSYVHFQTPIINQSELELKQKLVVNNNKNLLKNNNQVQGIIFTSATDGLATEITSNNFNAGLFSYSLTRSLWQSFPPINNLIISKKIASDIALINGELKYTNVTLSIENKLNPYYLNYDLESKGDAIVKKIIPTSNLIELELLGLPLLVFFNYGNNSCFSTSLNLDSNVVIQINSITGNKAKATVLKGQEMIKTGLILRELIRVIPRATDLMVALDSSLQRIEKVDATSALTSIGDIKAVNLGENYADCILGKLTSNDSYGLFSQAGVLLPNTMAKTPNEAVSSAVKRLGRALENRLAQKLVNLTLNGNSSPLPVRVAVKYSQQQQNYISYQETFTNIKKAMNEYGSTTNIAEQKQLINISSGSNFIMTIENNNDYDLYYLVIGFNTMGNTIAFISTKYVMVNPQETFTIPSQNSALKLIDSGTQGIGELVIICSKSPFNNTFNQVYKNSNTNLDDETVITLNNPVEIAKSILQDLHEGSALRPDLINNLSDVYAFDLTNWASFNFVYEIS from the coding sequence ATGAAATTTAATCGACGTTTATTTTTACAAAGTGCCAGTTTAAGCCTTGCTTCCTTGGGGGGGCTTTTTACCAGAGCCCCCCGCCGTCAATATCAGAAAGTTTTAGCACAATCAACTCCCAGAAAATTGGCTTTTTTAGTGGGAATTAATGAATATGCCCAAGGAAATAAATTAAAGGGTTGTATAACAGATGTAGAGTTACAAAAAGAATTATTAACCTATCGTTTTGGATTTCAAAATCAAGACATTTTAACCCTTACTAATCAAGAAGCATCGAGGGAAAATATTTTAATTGGTTTTGAAGAACATTTATTAAAACAAGCTCAAGAAAATGACGTAGTCATATTTCATTTTAGTGGTTATGGCAGAGAAGTTCAGTTGTCATTAGAAAATCAAGAAAAACATCCTAGTTTAATTACTTATGATAGTGATTTTTTAGGAAAAAAAGATAATCAAGATATATTATTAAATAATTTACTCAATTTATGTGAATCTTTAAAAACTAAGAACTATACTATTATTTTAGATACCAGTTATCAATCTTTTGAAATAGTCACTTCAACTCAATTATGGTTAAGGTCTTATGTACATTTTCAAACACCAATTATCAATCAAAGTGAGCTAGAATTAAAACAAAAATTAGTAGTTAATAACAATAAAAATTTATTAAAAAATAATAATCAAGTTCAAGGCATAATTTTCACTTCAGCTACTGACGGATTAGCGACAGAAATCACCAGTAACAACTTCAATGCTGGTTTATTTAGCTACAGTCTAACTAGATCATTATGGCAGAGTTTTCCCCCTATTAATAATTTAATTATTAGTAAGAAAATTGCTTCTGATATTGCTTTAATTAATGGAGAATTAAAATATACAAATGTTACATTATCTATTGAAAATAAACTTAATCCTTATTATCTAAATTATGATTTAGAATCCAAAGGAGATGCCATTGTTAAAAAAATAATTCCTACTAGTAATCTTATCGAATTAGAATTATTAGGATTACCTTTATTAGTCTTCTTCAATTATGGTAATAACTCTTGCTTTTCTACTTCTTTAAATCTTGATTCTAATGTAGTAATTCAGATTAATTCTATAACAGGAAATAAAGCTAAAGCCACCGTTTTGAAAGGACAAGAAATGATTAAAACAGGCTTAATTTTAAGAGAATTAATTAGAGTAATTCCCCGTGCGACTGACTTAATGGTAGCCCTTGATAGTAGTTTACAACGCATCGAAAAAGTTGACGCCACCAGCGCCCTCACCTCTATCGGTGACATCAAAGCCGTCAATCTCGGCGAAAACTATGCCGATTGTATTCTCGGTAAATTAACCAGTAACGATAGCTATGGGTTATTTTCCCAAGCAGGAGTATTGTTACCCAATACTATGGCAAAAACTCCTAATGAGGCTGTATCTAGTGCGGTGAAGCGTTTGGGGAGGGCGCTGGAAAATAGATTAGCCCAAAAATTAGTTAACCTCACTCTTAACGGTAACTCCTCTCCCTTACCCGTGCGAGTAGCCGTAAAATATAGCCAACAACAACAAAATTATATTAGTTATCAAGAAACTTTTACTAATATAAAAAAAGCCATGAATGAATATGGTTCTACTACCAATATAGCAGAACAAAAACAACTAATTAATATTTCTTCGGGTTCAAATTTTATCATGACCATTGAAAATAACAATGACTATGATTTGTATTACTTAGTAATCGGATTTAATACTATGGGTAATACCATTGCTTTTATTTCCACTAAATATGTGATGGTTAACCCTCAGGAAACTTTTACAATTCCCAGTCAAAATAGTGCTTTAAAATTAATTGATAGTGGCACTCAGGGAATTGGTGAATTAGTGATTATTTGTTCTAAATCACCTTTTAATAATACTTTTAATCAAGTATATAAAAATAGTAATACTAATTTAGATGATGAAACGGTAATTACTTTAAATAATCCAGTGGAAATAGCTAAATCAATTTTGCAGGATTTACACGAGGGTAGCGCCCTTCGCCCCGATTTAATTAATAATTTATCAGATGTTTACGCCTTTGATTTAACTAATTGGGCTAGTTTTAATTTCGTCTATGAAATTAGTTAG
- a CDS encoding potassium channel protein, giving the protein MTVKKKPKYSVIERQYQQLRWELITGSVLFGGILLTGTLWYWLVEGWSLIDSAYMTVITLSTVGFGEIRPLNSRARLFTMILIIMGIIVFGYLVNRFTEALLQGYFQEGIRLKKRKKVIDKLDNHYILCGFGRMGFHVARELYAENISFLIIDSGEEELEKAQQLGYLVVQGDATLDECLLEARVESALCLIAALSSDADNLYTLISAKALNPNIRAIARANSEEAVKKLERAGADAVVSPYVTGGKRLAAAALRPQIMDFVDGILSGGQRSFYLEEFLLDEKNCPSLGQTLMEAQLRSRSGALVVAIRTKEGDLLPGPTGENILRAGDSLICMGTAEQLRTLNHILGPINPPKKPFL; this is encoded by the coding sequence ATGACAGTTAAAAAAAAGCCAAAATACTCTGTTATTGAGCGCCAATATCAGCAACTGAGATGGGAATTAATTACCGGCTCGGTTCTTTTTGGCGGTATTTTATTAACAGGAACGTTATGGTATTGGTTAGTAGAAGGTTGGTCGTTGATCGATTCAGCTTATATGACTGTTATAACTCTTTCTACGGTGGGTTTTGGAGAAATTCGTCCTCTGAATAGTAGAGCTCGTTTATTTACCATGATTTTAATTATCATGGGTATTATTGTTTTTGGTTATTTGGTAAATCGCTTTACTGAAGCACTTTTGCAGGGTTATTTTCAAGAGGGAATTCGTTTAAAAAAAAGAAAAAAAGTGATTGATAAACTAGATAACCATTATATTTTATGTGGCTTCGGGCGCATGGGTTTTCATGTAGCGCGCGAACTTTATGCCGAAAATATTTCCTTCCTCATCATTGACTCAGGAGAGGAAGAGTTAGAAAAAGCACAACAGTTAGGTTATTTAGTTGTTCAAGGGGATGCTACCCTTGATGAATGTTTATTGGAAGCGAGAGTAGAAAGCGCCCTCTGCCTCATTGCTGCGCTTAGTTCGGATGCTGATAATCTTTATACTCTCATTTCAGCGAAGGCACTTAATCCCAACATTCGGGCTATTGCAAGAGCAAATAGCGAAGAAGCGGTGAAAAAGTTAGAGAGGGCGGGCGCTGATGCTGTGGTATCTCCTTATGTGACGGGGGGAAAACGGTTGGCGGCGGCGGCTTTACGTCCACAAATTATGGATTTTGTGGATGGTATTCTTAGTGGTGGGCAACGCTCTTTTTATTTGGAAGAGTTTTTACTAGACGAGAAAAATTGTCCTAGTTTAGGTCAAACTCTTATGGAGGCACAATTAAGATCACGGTCAGGGGCGCTGGTGGTTGCCATTCGCACGAAAGAAGGGGATTTATTGCCCGGTCCGACGGGAGAAAATATTTTAAGGGCAGGAGATTCGTTAATTTGTATGGGTACTGCTGAACAGTTACGCACTCTTAATCACATTTTAGGACCAATTAATCCACCGAAAAAACCTTTTTTGTGA
- the dps gene encoding DNA starvation/stationary phase protection protein Dps, giving the protein MTTQLYKTRLDLSTEVREKVVTILNQTLATTLDLKTQTKQAHWNVKGADFFQIHELFDEMAGELEEYVDMVAERVTAMGAIALGTARVAAHHSILEEYPVTAVKEKEHLIALADRYASYGAHVREAIAKTDELGDADTADLYTEISRTIDKRLWFLEAHLPEDN; this is encoded by the coding sequence ATGACGACCCAGTTATACAAAACCCGTTTAGATTTAAGCACCGAAGTGAGAGAAAAAGTAGTAACGATTCTTAATCAAACTTTAGCTACTACTTTAGACCTGAAAACCCAAACCAAACAAGCCCATTGGAATGTGAAGGGCGCTGATTTTTTCCAGATTCATGAGTTATTCGATGAGATGGCTGGGGAATTAGAAGAATATGTGGACATGGTGGCAGAAAGAGTAACGGCTATGGGTGCTATTGCCCTTGGCACAGCGCGGGTCGCCGCCCATCATTCCATTCTCGAAGAATATCCCGTTACTGCGGTAAAAGAGAAAGAACATTTGATCGCTTTAGCGGATCGTTATGCTAGTTATGGCGCCCATGTCAGAGAAGCCATTGCGAAAACCGATGAGTTAGGAGATGCAGACACGGCTGATCTTTATACGGAAATTTCCCGCACTATTGATAAACGTCTTTGGTTTTTAGAAGCGCACCTCCCCGAAGATAATTAA
- a CDS encoding glycosyltransferase, with protein sequence MKILMVVPYLCPYYGGISKIVQELTEALGKRNLAVDLITTDANFFSYLPQFEVDYNSYDWIDRDNYRLRYFRSWCLQDTIFSARLCHWLYNHVHEYDLVHTHSIFAPLITVTGWICRGKKVPYIITPHGMLEPWALNHKKWKKKLYYNCCEKSNLSHSLAIQGTSKDETKNIESLSLDTQVFFVHNGIHPSYFQHSITKEDWLAHFPHLKDKKLILFLARIDPKKGLDLLAKAFAQISQKFSDVHVIIAGPESQGFLPNAKKFFRDANCLNRVTFTGMLTGELKAGALESADIFVSPSYSEGFSISVLEAMGAGLPTVITTGCNFAEAGEVGGALVVNIDADEVARALDWCLSYPDKARALGNQGKEFIFNNYTWTKVAEKLILVYKNLLDNH encoded by the coding sequence ATGAAAATATTAATGGTTGTTCCTTATCTGTGTCCATATTACGGAGGAATTTCCAAAATCGTTCAAGAATTAACTGAGGCTTTGGGAAAACGTAACTTAGCGGTGGACTTAATTACCACAGATGCTAATTTTTTTAGTTATTTACCGCAGTTTGAGGTTGATTATAACTCTTATGATTGGATTGATAGGGATAATTACCGTTTACGATATTTTCGTAGTTGGTGTTTACAAGATACAATTTTCAGCGCCCGTCTCTGTCATTGGTTATATAATCATGTCCATGAATATGATTTGGTGCATACCCATAGTATTTTTGCACCATTAATTACAGTGACAGGATGGATATGTCGTGGCAAAAAAGTTCCTTATATTATTACTCCTCACGGAATGTTAGAGCCTTGGGCATTGAATCATAAAAAGTGGAAAAAAAAGTTATATTATAATTGCTGTGAAAAGAGTAATTTATCTCATTCCCTAGCCATTCAAGGTACATCAAAAGATGAAACTAAAAATATCGAGTCTTTGAGTTTAGATACTCAAGTTTTTTTTGTGCATAATGGCATTCACCCCAGTTATTTCCAGCATTCGATTACCAAAGAAGATTGGTTAGCGCACTTCCCCCATCTCAAAGATAAAAAATTGATCTTATTTCTCGCCAGAATCGATCCTAAAAAGGGTTTAGATTTATTAGCGAAGGCATTTGCACAGATTAGCCAAAAATTCTCTGATGTTCATGTAATCATTGCTGGACCTGAATCTCAAGGATTTTTACCCAATGCCAAAAAATTTTTTCGAGATGCAAATTGTTTGAATAGAGTGACATTTACGGGAATGTTAACAGGAGAATTGAAAGCCGGGGCGCTGGAGAGTGCAGATATTTTTGTATCTCCATCTTACTCTGAGGGATTTAGTATTTCGGTTTTAGAGGCGATGGGCGCTGGATTACCTACGGTTATCACCACCGGATGTAACTTTGCGGAAGCGGGAGAAGTAGGAGGGGCGCTGGTGGTTAACATTGATGCGGATGAAGTGGCAAGGGCGCTGGATTGGTGTTTATCATATCCTGACAAGGCAAGGGCGCTGGGTAATCAAGGGAAAGAGTTTATTTTTAATAATTATACATGGACAAAAGTAGCAGAAAAGCTAATTTTGGTTTACAAAAACTTACTTGATAATCATTAA
- the der gene encoding ribosome biogenesis GTPase Der, translating into MLPIVAVIGRPNVGKSALVNRLSGEQDAIVYDQPGITRDRTYRPAFWQDRDFQVVDTGGLVFDDDTEFMPYIRQQALAALEEASVAILVVDGMEGATAGDEEIASWLRTQNVPVLIAVNKCESEQQGLSQSAEFWNLGLGEPFALSAIHGNGTGELLDALITYLPSADEIEATEEIKVAIIGRPNVGKSSLLNALTGENRAIVSPVSGTTRDAIDMVVKRNDKYYRLIDTAGIRRKKNVDYGAEFFGINRAFKAIKRADVVLFVIDILDGVTEQDLKLAGRIIEEGKAAVIIANKWDAVEKDSHTIYEYQKMLDDRLFFMDWAERVFTSAMTGKRVENILDLVDRAAEGHQKRVSTAVINEVIEDAVKWHSPPTSRQGKQGRIYYGTQVSIKPPSIALFVNDPKRLDDGYRRYIEKQFRQQLGFKGTPLRLFWRGKKVRDGERMTANRATKVK; encoded by the coding sequence ATGCTACCAATCGTCGCCGTTATCGGTCGCCCCAATGTGGGAAAATCTGCTCTTGTTAATCGTCTTTCGGGAGAACAAGATGCCATCGTGTATGATCAACCGGGTATTACTAGAGATCGTACCTATCGTCCGGCATTTTGGCAAGACCGAGATTTTCAAGTGGTGGATACTGGTGGTTTAGTTTTCGATGATGATACGGAATTTATGCCCTACATAAGGCAACAAGCGCTCGCCGCCCTAGAAGAAGCATCCGTGGCAATTCTCGTGGTGGATGGGATGGAGGGCGCTACCGCCGGAGATGAGGAAATTGCCTCTTGGTTGCGCACCCAAAATGTGCCAGTGTTAATTGCTGTAAATAAGTGCGAATCAGAACAACAAGGATTGTCTCAAAGTGCTGAGTTTTGGAATTTAGGATTAGGTGAACCTTTTGCTCTTTCAGCCATTCACGGTAATGGTACTGGTGAATTACTCGATGCTTTAATTACTTATCTTCCCTCTGCTGATGAAATTGAAGCCACAGAAGAAATTAAGGTAGCTATTATCGGGCGCCCGAATGTGGGTAAATCAAGCCTTCTTAATGCTTTAACTGGGGAAAATCGTGCCATTGTTTCTCCTGTTTCTGGCACAACTAGAGATGCCATCGATATGGTGGTAAAAAGAAATGATAAGTATTATCGCCTCATCGATACAGCTGGAATTAGACGTAAAAAAAATGTTGATTATGGAGCAGAGTTTTTTGGCATCAATCGGGCTTTTAAAGCCATTAAAAGGGCTGATGTGGTTTTGTTTGTTATCGATATTTTGGATGGTGTCACGGAACAAGATTTAAAATTAGCAGGTCGAATCATTGAAGAAGGAAAAGCCGCCGTTATCATTGCTAATAAATGGGATGCGGTGGAAAAGGATTCCCATACCATCTATGAATATCAGAAAATGCTTGATGATCGACTATTTTTCATGGATTGGGCGGAGCGTGTTTTTACTTCAGCTATGACAGGGAAGCGAGTAGAAAATATATTGGATTTGGTGGATCGCGCTGCAGAAGGGCATCAAAAACGGGTTAGCACGGCAGTTATTAATGAGGTAATCGAAGATGCTGTTAAATGGCATTCTCCCCCCACCAGTCGTCAAGGAAAACAGGGCAGAATTTATTATGGTACACAGGTCTCAATTAAACCTCCTAGTATTGCCTTATTTGTAAATGATCCGAAACGTTTAGATGATGGCTATCGCCGTTATATTGAAAAGCAGTTTCGTCAGCAGTTAGGTTTTAAAGGCACTCCTTTAAGATTATTTTGGCGCGGTAAAAAGGTTAGGGATGGAGAAAGAATGACAGCGAATCGAGCTACGAAGGTAAAATAA
- a CDS encoding aldo/keto reductase, whose product MKYRRFGQTNLKLSVFSLGLMRCCYSEDQLFKTVKKALDLGINHFELARAYGKSELYLGNTLKKLNIPRENIVITTKLTPDNVKNFEQNLRESLQRLQTDYIDCFAIHGINTEAHYQQLVKENSYFQVLLKAQSQGKIKYLGFSTHGNIELMAKTINTEWFDFINLHYYFFYQRPSPIIKLAKEKDLGIFIISPADKGGKLYQPSAKLKQLCAPFTPLELNYRFLLANPAITTLSVGAENPEELIIPLQVANRDYPLSAQEVNILDGISQHLKDNLTTDHCSQCYQCLPCPENINIPEVLRLRNLGVGLEMTEYARYRYQMFENAGHWFWGNKGDKCTNCGECLPRCPENLAIPDLLADSHQRFKGGEGRRLWE is encoded by the coding sequence ATGAAGTATCGTAGATTTGGTCAAACTAATTTAAAATTGTCTGTTTTTTCTTTAGGTTTAATGCGCTGTTGTTATAGTGAAGATCAGCTTTTTAAAACAGTTAAAAAAGCCTTAGATTTGGGCATTAATCATTTCGAGTTGGCAAGGGCATACGGGAAAAGTGAACTGTATTTGGGCAATACTTTAAAGAAATTAAATATTCCTCGTGAAAATATTGTTATTACCACAAAACTAACACCTGATAATGTTAAAAATTTCGAGCAAAATTTAAGAGAATCATTACAACGTTTACAAACTGATTATATCGACTGTTTCGCTATTCACGGCATTAATACTGAAGCACATTATCAGCAATTAGTCAAGGAAAATAGTTATTTTCAAGTATTATTAAAAGCTCAATCACAGGGCAAGATAAAATATCTTGGTTTTTCTACCCATGGCAATATTGAATTGATGGCAAAAACTATTAATACTGAATGGTTTGATTTCATTAATTTACATTATTATTTTTTTTACCAGCGCCCTTCACCGATTATCAAATTAGCTAAGGAAAAAGACTTAGGTATTTTTATTATTTCCCCTGCGGATAAAGGTGGAAAATTATATCAACCTTCAGCAAAATTAAAGCAATTATGTGCGCCCTTCACCCCATTAGAATTAAATTATCGTTTTTTATTAGCTAATCCTGCCATTACCACTTTGAGTGTGGGCGCTGAAAATCCTGAGGAATTAATCATCCCGTTACAAGTAGCCAATCGAGATTACCCCCTTAGCGCCCAAGAAGTGAACATTTTAGACGGTATTTCCCAACATCTGAAAGATAATTTAACCACGGATCACTGTTCTCAATGTTATCAATGTTTACCTTGTCCTGAAAATATTAATATTCCCGAAGTGTTGCGACTGCGTAACTTGGGTGTAGGTTTAGAGATGACGGAATATGCCCGTTATCGCTATCAAATGTTTGAAAATGCTGGGCATTGGTTTTGGGGTAATAAGGGGGATAAATGTACTAATTGCGGAGAATGTCTGCCTCGATGCCCCGAAAATTTGGCAATTCCAGACTTATTAGCCGATAGTCACCAACGTTTTAAAGGCGGTGAAGGGCGCCGGTTATGGGAATAG
- a CDS encoding DUF3598 family protein: MSSSQWLRLLKNVGIWQGSFTQFSPQGELRKNTPTEITLEGLNDNQAMRLTVNRVEEDTPPHVNEFTYLNRSIFLFEEGHFSKGSLQFSPFATFGAEFGFFLDNRRLRMVQLFDKNSDFEGVTLIREFRKDTPRFEKPPLTVEQLRGEWQGRALTLYPDWRPSPFYDTKLLITQEGNRLIQTLQTPFFNLSSQGVINGNTITFDDTNNRLLLLPDGASSCNPMKITHRQPFFLESAWLVEPDLRLRLIRNYEATGAWESVTLVTEKRIG; encoded by the coding sequence ATGTCTTCCTCTCAGTGGTTGCGCTTACTTAAAAATGTCGGTATTTGGCAAGGCTCATTTACCCAGTTTTCACCCCAAGGGGAATTACGCAAAAATACCCCAACAGAAATCACTTTAGAGGGTTTGAATGATAATCAAGCTATGCGCTTGACGGTTAATCGTGTGGAAGAAGATACTCCTCCCCATGTAAATGAGTTTACCTATCTTAATCGTAGTATTTTTCTGTTTGAAGAAGGTCATTTTTCTAAGGGTTCGTTACAGTTTAGCCCTTTTGCTACTTTTGGTGCGGAATTTGGCTTTTTTCTCGATAATCGCCGTTTGCGTATGGTACAACTGTTCGACAAAAATAGTGATTTTGAAGGTGTGACTTTAATTCGTGAGTTTAGGAAAGATACGCCGAGATTTGAAAAACCACCGTTAACGGTTGAGCAATTACGGGGAGAATGGCAGGGGAGGGCGCTGACTCTTTATCCTGACTGGCGCCCTTCACCGTTTTATGATACTAAATTACTAATAACACAAGAGGGAAATCGTTTAATTCAAACTCTACAGACTCCTTTCTTCAATTTATCTTCTCAAGGAGTTATTAACGGCAATACTATTACTTTTGACGATACGAATAATCGTTTATTATTGTTGCCTGACGGCGCATCTAGTTGTAATCCGATGAAAATTACCCATCGTCAACCTTTTTTCCTCGAATCAGCTTGGTTAGTTGAGCCTGATTTACGCTTACGACTTATCCGTAATTATGAGGCGACGGGCGCTTGGGAAAGTGTTACCCTTGTGACGGAAAAGCGAATCGGTTAG